The genomic stretch CCCGACTTAACCTTGCACGTGATCGTAACTCGCCGGTTCATTCTACAAAAGGCACGCCATCACCCATTTAACGGGCTCTGACTTTTTGTAAGCGCACGGTTTCAGGTTCTTTTTCACTCCGCTTCCGCGGTGCTTTTCACCTTTCCCTCACGGTACTGCTTCACTATCGGTCACCAGGGAGTATTTAGCCTTGGCAGATGGTCCTGCCGGATTCCGACGGGGTTTCTCGTGTCCCGCCGTACTCAGGATCCGTCTCGGAGAGTGCTTGCTTTCGGTTACAGGGCTTTTACCTGCTCTGGCGGGCCTTTCCAGACCTCTTCGCCTACCAAACACCTTTGTAACTCCATGTGAGACGTCCTACAACCCCAAGGAGCAAGCTCCTTGGTTTGGGCTAATCCGCGTTCGCTCGCCGCTACTGACGGAATCACTATTGTTTTCTCTTCCTCAGGGTACTTAGATGTTTCAGTTCCCCTGGTATGCCTCTACCCAACCTATGTATTCAGTTGAGAGTAACTGCCCATTACGGCAGCTGGGTTTCCCCATTCGGAAATCCTCGGATCAATGCCTGCTTACGGCTCCCCGGGGCGGTATCGTTGTTCGCCACGTCCTTCTTCGGCTCCTGGTGCCTAGGCATCCTCCGTGCGCTCTTACTAGCTTAACCATATGCTCAGGTGATTCGGCTTGCCCGCCGTTTTCCTTTTGTTTCTCTGATCTCCTAAGACATCAAATGGTTGAAACAAAACGAAAAGAAGTCGGAACAATCTCGAACACCTTTCGCTTACAATAAAAACAGCTTAAAGGATGTTTCAGCAATTCTTTTCTTTCGTTATCCAGTTTTCAAGGTGCAATTGTTTTCTTGCCGTTCACACGGCAGGAAGATTAGATTATCATGTTTGCTCATTACAATCAACAAGTAAATGTTGGTAATTCGCTGGCATGTTATAATCTGCTTGGCGACGTCCTACTCTCCCAAGACCCTGCGGTCTAAGTACCATCGGCGCTGGAGGGCTTAACGGTCGTGTTCGGTATGGGAACGCGTGGTTCCCCTCCGCCATCGCCACCAAACGGATGACTAGACATATTGAAAGAAAGCGTTCAACAATTCCATAAAAATCAGTCCAGGCCAAATGACCATTTTCTTCATCTATGTATTGCAGTTACTCTTTCAAAACTGACAACGAGTAAGCGATAAACTGCCAAGTTTATCCGAACCTCATCGGGTCCGGGTATTTCCTTAGAAAGGAGGTGATCCAGCCGCACCTTCCGATACGGCTACCTTGTTACGACTTCACCCCAATCATCTACCCCACCTTCGACGGCTAGCTCCCTTGCGGGTTACCCCACCGGCTTCGGGTGTTGTAAACTCTCGTGGTGTGACGGGCGGTGTGTACAAGACCCGGGAACGTATTCACCGCGGCATGCTGATCCGCGATTACTAGCAATTCCGACTTCATGCAGGCGAGTTGCAGCCTGCAATCCGAACTGAGACCGACTTTGATAGGATTGGCTCCACCTCGCGGTTTCGCTTCCCGTTGTATCGGCCATTGTAGTACGTGTGTAGCCCAGGTCATAAGGGGCATGATGATTTGACGTCATCCCCACCTTCCTCCGGTTTGTCACCGGCAGTCATCCTAGAGTGCCCACCTTAATGTGCTGGCAACTAAGATCAAGGGTTGCGCTCGTTGCGGGACTTAACCCAACATCTCACGACACGAGCTGACGACAACCATGCACCACCTGTCTCCTCTGTCCCGAAGGAAAGCCCTATCTCTAGGACGGTCAGAGGGATGTCAAGACCTGGTAAGGTTCTTCGCGTTGCTTCGAATTAAACCACATACTCCACTGCTTGTGCGGGTCCCCGTCAATTCCTTTGAGTTTCAGTCTTGCGACCGTACTCCCCAGGCGGAATGCTTAATGTGTTAACTTCGGCACCAAGGGTATTGAAACCCCTAACACCTAGCATTCATCGTTTACGGCGTGGACTACCAGGGTATCTAATCCTGTTTGCTCCCCACGCTTTCGCGCCTCAGCGTCAGTTACAGCCCAGAAAGTCGCCTTCGCCACTGGTGTTCCTCCACATCTCTACGCATTTCACCGCTACACGTGGAATTCCACTTTCCTCTTCTGTACTCAAGCTTTGCAGTTTCCATTGCGACTTGGGGTTGAGCCCCAAGTTTAAACAACAGACTTACAAGGCCGCCTGCGCGCGCTTTACGCCCAATAATTCCGGACAACGCTTGCCCCCTACGTATTACCGCGGCTGCTGGCACGTAGTTAGCCGGGGCTTTCTTCTCAGGTACCGTCACCTTGGGAGCAGTTACTATCCCAAGCGTTCTTCCCTGGCAACAGAGCTTTACGATCCGAAAACCTTCATCACTCACGCGGCGTTGCTCCGTCAGACTTTCGTCCATTGCGGAAGATTCCCTACTGCTGCCTCCCGTAGGAGTCTGGGCCGTGTCTCAGTCCCAGTGTGGCCGATCACCCTCTCAGGTCGGCTACGCATCGTCGCCTTGGTGAGCCGTTACCTCACCAACTAGCTAATGCGCCGCGGGTCCATCTTTAAGTGATAGATTGCTCCATCTTTCCCGGCTCGATCATGCGATCAAGCCGCGTATCCGGTATTAGCATTCGTTTCCGAATGTTATCCCAGTCTTAAAGGCAGGTTACCCACGTGTTACTCACCCGTCCGCCGCTAAGTATCAGAGATGCAAGCATCTCATCAACTCCGCTCGACTTGCATGTATTAGGCACGCCGCCAGCGTTCGTCCTGAGCCAGGATCAAACTCTCCATTTTGGTGTTTGAAATGCTCATTACTTTTTTATCGCTTTTTCGCTTATCCCGAAGGATTTGCGAGGCAGTTATTACTCGTTGTTCAGTTTTCAAAGAGCAAACTATTCTTTCGTTTGTGTTGCTTGTTTCCCTTGTCGTCCGCGTGTTTCTCTCGGCCGGAATTAGAATATACCATGTAGCATACTAGTATTGCAAGTGTTTTTTAAAATTAATTATAATCTTTTTTACAGTAGCCTCGCATCAAGTATATTTGGCCATCATCTCGGAAAGTATTTGTTTCATCCGATCAATTAGCTCAACCGGTGCTTTCACTGTTGCCTCATTACCTAAGCCCATAAAAAACCTTGCGTAAAACAGAATATCTACCTGACGTACTTGTCCGTCCAGCCAGCCTGTCCCATCGTCACGGATGTTCAGCTTAGGCAGCGGCCATAGCTCAGTCTCACAGCGCTGAGCCCCTTCTCTGCTCAGTTCAACGTATAAATCAATATACTCTACTTTCATCTGAAAGAATGAATCTTGATTGGCAAGATGTACCTGAGTGAAATCCATAGGCTGCAAGTCTGAAGTGTCCTCTGCCACGGTATGCATTCTATCACAACGGAACAAGCGCAATTCAGATCGCAGAAAACAGTAAGCAGAGCAGTACCACAAGCCGTTGCTCGCATAAATGCCGAGCGGCTGTATCTGCCTGCTTGAAAGCTCCTCGCGCGATTCATATTCAATTCGCAAAATTTTTTGATGAATAGCTGCTTCGAGCAGTACGCCTAAATGTGGCTCCCTTGTCTGCCTTGCAGGCGTGAAAAAATCAACGCGATTTTTCATTTGATCAATCCGGTCCCGGACATCACCCGGCATATAGAAATAAAACTTGCTCAAAGCAGAAGAAGATTCTGTTTTAAAAGGAAGATATAAATAATGCCGCAGCGCATGGCTCGCGAAAAATATAGCGACTGCCTCTTCTTCAGTAAATGCGATAGGAGGCAATACTCTTTCCTTAAGAACCTGATAGCCGCCATGTGGACCCACTTCCGAGTATAAGGGAACACCTAGCTCGCTCAGCTCTTGCAAATCCCTTAATATCGTTCTCGTCGATACTTCGAATTCCGTAGCAAGCTCTTTGACGGTAAATTTGCGCTTTCTATTTACGGTCATCATCAACTCTATAAGTCGTTTCGATTTAGACATAGCTCTACCCCATTATTTTTATAATTATGACAACTGTTGTCACTATTATAAGCTACAATCAGAATCAAGCCCACTTATGATGGACTCAATCAAATATGAAAAATGGAGCGTGACTCATGCCAGCCGTTCAAGAAATCAAAGCATTACTATTAGAAGAATTAGAGCTTATCGTTAAGACATCCTCCAATTTAATACGTAAAATATCCTCCGAGCACTGGGATTACAGACCGCAAAGCAATATGAGATCGCTGCTTGAGCTCGTTCACCATCTCGTATCCGTTCCCTCAACTGATCTGTTGATTCTTCAGGAAAGCAGCGAAGCCGCAATCCGTAAGCTGGAAGCTGATATTGCCGAGGATCGTGATGCCGAGAGCATAGTTAAGTGGATGACCTCCGGCCTGCTTGAAGTGAGAGCTTATATGGAAAACCTTTCGGATGAGGATTTTCTGCACAAAGCAACAAAACCCTTTTATTTGGAGCATAGCTCCGTACAGGCGAAATGGCTCATTGAGATTACGACTCACGCACAGCATCACCGCGCACAGCTATTTACCTATTTGAAAATACAAGGCTATGAAGTCAATATGTTTGATTTGTACTAGGAAACAGCTAAGCTGCATTTTGTTGTTGCAAGTTCATAAAAAAGCTCCTCCAGCTTGTTGAGCGAACACTGAAAATGCAATCTAAATAAAAGACCGTCCCAAAAGTGGTATGCTCGCTATTAGTGGGAAAACTTAAAATTTCAAAAAAATGGCGGTGCAGGTGTCTATTCCTGAACCGCCATTTTCCTTTGTTTATTCACTTCTGCTTGCTTTAGCAGATTAAGAACTTTAAGAGCCTATATGTTCTTATCCGCTCGCTGTGACCATCATCCCCCACTAATTTCACATCATAAGCACATATATGCGCTTATCACTCAAAAATAACCGCAGCTTCACCACCATAAGCACCTATGTGTTCTTATCCGCTCGCTGTGACCATCATCCGCCACTAATTCCACATCATAAGCGCATATATGCGCTTATCACCCAAGAATACTCGCAGGTTCACCGCCATAAGCACCTATGTGTTCTTATCCGCTCGCTGTGACGATCATCTGCCACTAATTCCGCTTAATAATGAACTACTCCGCCGTAGTCTATCGTGTTATGGGACAACCTCTTTACTTATTTGAAAGTTTTCGCCATATTAAATGCGTCCGTTTCGTTGATGTTGGCACCTATCCTGCAGATTTGCAGGATAGCTTAATATAGCTGTTTTTTAGTAGATGACCAAAGTCACCTATTGGCGCTCTGTATAGCAGCCTTCACAGTAACTACTGCTGCTGAAATAAGGAAAGTTTTTAAATCGCTCGTTAACGTTCATCTTCATATATGATGTTAAAAAATCTTTTTCTCCCTGATAATTCCCTCATACCCATCAGGCACCTTGATATTGACCTTCACCGACGCTGGGTACGCAACAGAGATTTCTATTACATGCTCTGCGATCAGCTTCCACGAAACATCGATTTGACCCTCTTCAGATAGTGGAACAGTGCCTCTTGCCCAAGTTAAATCGCATGGGTTTGGCATAATATCAACTTCTGTCCAGCCCATAGCCTTGCTGCGAACACCAAGCACCTCGCGTCCAAGGAAATAAGCTGGCGCTGCCGACCAAGCATGACAATGACTTCTGGTCAGCATATTGGGGTTAGCACGGTTCTCCGTGAAATTAGGGTACATTTCCCAGCAAGTTGTAGCATCATGCTCGATCATTTGTCCGAAATTTCTGCGAATGTCATCAACGATATTGGAGTAGCGCCCCGCCTCAGACAATGCTTCATAATAGAAGAAGGACATAAACGGACTGCCAATTTGTACAAAATGGGAAGGAGCCTCGGTCAAATAACGTTCCATCACGCCGCGGCGTTCAGCTTGCGCGACTCCTGTCAAATAGGCAACAACCTGTGTTTGAACAGAAAATATATCTGATTTGCGGCCGTCTACATGAATACAATCCAAATAAGCGGACTGCTCCTCCGACCAAAGATGCTGGTTGATCGCTGCCTGCAGCTTTTCTGCTGCATCAGCAAACTTTCCTTCACCCTCCAAATCACCTGATAGATATGCCATCTCAGAAGCTACTCGCAAGGTTTTTACTAGGAAGCAGTTCTGATGTGTGACAATTCCTTCGTTCGGCTGATCAATGGGTGACCAATCGAGTAAATTCCAGCCCTTTATCGCCAGCAGGCCATCATCATCGATTTCCTTCAAATAATGCTCTAGCGTAAATCGGATATGCGGGTACATTTCCTTAGCAAAATCCAAATCAGCCGTCTGTTCCACATATTCTCGGCATGCAATCGCCCAGAAGAACGTCCAGTTCGGAATGACGCTGCTCCAACCGCTTGGCACCTGATTCGCGTATAAAGGTGTTTGATCCTTGGAGCCGGGCACAAGACGCAAGCAGCGCTTCACGATCTCATTCACACCGAACAAATAATTGCTTACTAAAGCTTCATTACGACTGTCTCCTACCCAGAAAACCTGTTCATAGGCCGGACAATCCACAAAGGTGTCCTCCATACAAAGCTTCGTTGTATGGCGGCTAATTTCCCAAATATCGTTCAGCATCGGATCAGACGATTGGAATTTACCGATCTCTGCTACTGGATAATGATTCGATAAATAGTGAACATTGAACAGTTTTACAGGTTGATTCGCCTGGCGGACAGTAAGCATTAAGTAACGCATTCCTCTTCGTACTGGTGATGAATAGCGCTGTCTGCCTTTTTTGCAGACATAACGAAGCGTGTTATCTAGACCAAACGTATGCTGAAGGTAATCCGCTGTCCTATACTCAAATCCATAAAAGTCTAAAATAGTGCCCTCTCCTGCCTCGACCTCAAAGGTTAGATAACCAGTAAGCTCCTTGCCGAAGTCGATGATTAGCTCCGTATCGAGCCCCGAGTAGGCCGGTATCACCCCAAACGACGCATTCGGAATCACGATGTTCTGCAGCGCTGCTGGAATATTGCGCGGAGTGCTTTCTTTCTTCCAGACGGATAAACCAAAGACATCTGCCTCGCTCACTAAGCTTTCAGGAATAGAACGAATATAGGAGGAATACGCTTCCAAATCTTTTACATCAAAAACGTTATGGATCACTTGCTTATACTGTTCATCCTCGAAATCAATCTCTCTGCTTTCTTGATGATCCAAATAAACGGTGCTGTCGAATGGGCCTATCGTTATAAAAGCAGAGGCATCCTCCGTACACTGTTCGTCAACAAGTGGTGAGCGAAGCTCTACAGCCGTTTCGCTATAAATACCCATGTGCAGCTTGCCGGTATGAATTTTCTGTCCACTTACATCGATAATTAGCAGGTTATCTCCTTTACGAAGAGTAATGGAGGCATATCGCTCAGGAAGCACGCCTGTAAATTCAGCTTCATCTAATGTGGTACCATTTAACGAGACCGCTCTTACACACTCTCCAGCACTAGGAAATCCGAGTACGATATCCGTTTCCTCCTGTACCGAAAGCACCGTTGCTGCATATCCCGTATAACTGATGTGATTAGCATGATTCTCACTTCCCACCAGCATCTGATTCCGTATATCGATCGCTGTAGAGAAGGTAAAGCTTTTTACGCTGTTCATGGTCAATACTCGTGAAGGATAGACAGGAACCTCCGCAAGCAATGGAATATCCCGCTCCTGCACTCTCTTCCATGGCCCTGTACCAACCTGCCCAATGAGCTGTGCTTGTTCCCAGCCTTCGTCATTATAGGAGCGGTTTGACCAATCCTCCGCCCACATGGCTGCATCTATATATTCTGAGAAGCCCTGCTGACAGGACATACGTGAGGAGCGTGTGTGATAGCCTTCATGAATGGAGCTTCGCCAGCTTTGATCTGTTGTTAGCAGTGTTTCCATACCTGCTTCACTGTTTCTGTCCAGCTGTACAAGCAAACCGCCGCGGCCTCGTTCATAATAAAAGGTGGATACGCCAAAATGAAGGACGAGCACCGCAATCGTATTCGTCTCGCCAGGTATAAGCAAATGACCAACATCGTATACATCATAAAATTGCTCAACGGTCCATGAACGCACAGGCCCTCTGCCTACCTGTTCACCGTTAATATAAAGAACATAGCGAGAATCCGCACTAATACGTAGTGTCGTTTGAGTTTCACCAACAGGTGCACCCGCCATCTGTTCAGCTTTAAAGCTCCTTCTGAAGCAGCGCCATTCATTGCGCGGACTCTCCACCTCACCGCCCCAAATCCAATTCGCATTCCAACCTTGATCTATCATGCTATTCCGCTCCTCTTATATCCATTTCTCAATAGGCATGCTCGTGCATTACAACTATAATTATAGTAAAATCAAAGGAATCAATTACCCCCATTTCGGACATTTAATCCCTTGAAAAGGACATTGAATGAAAGGATCGAATAGCTAATGACGAGCAAGCATTCGCAATTATACAAAGGAGAGCAATTTCTCCATAGAAATGGATTCATCTATGTGAACCGAGCCGAGGAGAACTTTCATTTGCCGCTGCATAATCATGATTTTGTTGAGCTGGCTTATGTAGCTGAAGGAAAGGGCTTCCATCATATTGGCGATGAGGTCATCCCCGTCTACAAAGGCTTATTATTTCTATTGCCGCCGGGTATATCCCATGTTTTCCGGCCCTCTACGCCTTCTCTTATCAACCCGCCATTAATCGTATACAATTGTGTTTTCTTGCCGTCACTCCTTCAGCAGCTTGGCATATGGATTGGAGATCGGGCGATTATTGATGATCTAGAGTACCGTTTCACGGAGCCAGCGGCCTTTCAAACTCTCTTTGATTCTGATCATGTCATCGAGGGGCTATTCCGAAATCTCCTTCGTGAATACGAGCTTCCGCAGAGCGGTTCTTATCCTTATTTGCAGACACTGCTCGTTCAGCTGTTTTTATCGATCTATCGATTACAGCAAAACAAATCCAATGCTTCCATAGAAGGAAATGCTTCTGCTCATTTTCATCATATATTGCACTATATCGAGCAGCATGCCCAAGAAAACATAACGCTGGCGCAGCTTGCGAAGCAATGCCAATGGAGTGAGAGACATTTCAGCCGCGTATTCAAGCAGCGCACCGGACAAACCTTCCTTCATTACTTGCAGCATCTGCGCATCAAAAAAAGCTGCGAGCTCCTAAGGAGATCCCAGCTTAAAATCAGCACTCTAGCAGAAGAGGCAGGCTACAAAAATATCGACGCTTTCCTCATTCACTTCAAAAGAATTGTCGGCATGACGCCGCGTGAGTATCGGCGGATGGTCCAGGAGCATCAAGCACGGCCCGAACAGCATTCCACAAATAAAGGATAGAGAGGGCGTCGTATTTTATGAAATGGAAGATAGTTGCCGGTTCATTCTTTGTCCAACATCCTATGGCCTTCCGCTAATTCGATCTCGAAGAAGCCTGCCATAACACGCGATTCATAATCAATCGCCTTGCTACTGCCCATAACTATAATATTTCGAATGTCGGCCGCATCCTCTGCTGGCAGCGAGAAAGCCTTCGTATAAGGATACACTTCTCTAAATGTCGTATAAATCGCATTTATTAATTTATCATTCTTTATTTTACCCATTAGATTCATAATAACAGCTCCGCTTGCAGTAAGCTTTTCTCTCGTTAATTGAAAAAACTCTAACGTTGTAAAATGATAGGGAGTACCTTCCTTCGTGAAAGCATCCACCACGATATAGTCAAAGGCAGCGGGCGCTTGATCACATAGAATTTGGCGTCCATCTCCAATAACCGTATCATCGCTGCGATAATGAAAATAAGCTTTGCTAAGCTCCACGACCTTCTCGTTAATTTCTGCAATGGTAAATCGTTTATCCGAATAATGACCTGCGATGGTTCCAATGCCATGCCCAATCATAAACACATTTTCAAACGACCGATCATTCCACTCCATCAAATGAATAATCGCTCTCGGATACTCCATCACAATACGACCCGGGTTCTTTAAATCAATTGCACCTTGGATGGCCTCATTCGAGAACTGGAGAAACCGGTATTTCCCTACTTGCCCATACAACTGGTTCGAATCGTAAACGGCAATCTCTTGCAAACCGCTCATTTCTTTAGCTAATAAAAACAAATGAATGTTCACCTTCTACTCATGAGTAATCTTGTTATTTAGTATCCGTCCGTACTTCTCCTTCTATTGGTACAATAATCCCCTTTGAATAGCCTGTGATAGCATCTATTTCCGTGCGATTTCCCTCGCTATCAATCGTTCCGTAGCTCAATAAGTCTGCCATAAAATGATCACTGAAATAAACAGACTCCCCGAATGGCATTGGCTCCTTGCCCGCTTCACCATTTACACCTAAGGTATCCTTCTGCCACTTCATCTCAGCGAGACCGTCCACGTTGATTTCAATATAATTCAGCAAACCCTTGTACTCCCAAAAAAAGCGAAGTGCTTCCCCTTTAGGGAAGGTGTATACCGTTGTGAAGCCTTCTCCATAAGGACGAACATCTATACCATTATTCAATCTGGTCAAATTAAGTGCGAGCTCGCGCGCTTTCGCAAGATCACCGCTTTTTAACGTTTCAAACTGCTCTACTCCCGTTGGCGTCCGCACAATAACTTGCTTTGTCGTGCTATTATAAGCAACTGTTCCGCCCAAGGTCTCGGTTACAAATCGAGCAGGAACATAGGTACGTCCTTTCTGGACGGTTACTGGTGCATCTAAGGCTATGCTTTTGCCATTTACATCTGCCGTTTTCAAGCCATCTTTAAGGCGAATCGTCTTTTTCTGCGCAGTATTATTTATTATGATCGTTTTAGTAGCGGACTCATAGGTATAGCTGATCTTGGCAGGATCATTAAACGCCCTCAATTGAACCATCGTTCTGCCGTTCACATTCAAGACATCCTGTTGATATACGCCATTTATAAACATTTTAACAGACTGTGGTGCAGAAGCAGCCATTGCAGCAGATCCCACACTTAACACTCCTGCTACTGTTAATGCAGCAGCTGCCGTTTTCATCCACTTTTTCATTCGCCTAACCTCCTGTAAAATCGTTAAGCTTATTGTGCTTCTGTCCCATTGCCTATTAAAAATGAACCATCATCCCATCACAATTCTGACGTTCATTTTAAATTATATACAGTGATCAGTAACACGAATTCGTATTTATAGACGCCTGAATTAAGGAAATGTTACAGTTTATGTATGATTATTCAAATTTCATACTGCTTTTGCACCGCTGTCTATTTCCTACGAAGGTGTAAGGAAGGATATTCTAGGATACAACTAGAATATTCTAGTATTCTATTAGAGGAGTGAACGAATGAACATCTCCACCTATTCTGAGTTTGTAGCTTTAGTTCAGCAATATAAGATTTTTCCATTCTCTGATTTCATTCCCGAATATCCTTCACTAACCTCCGTCGTCCCGAGTGACAGCTGGCATACAGAAACTGAGTTTGACCCTTGGCCATGGCGCGTCAAAATTGTAAAGGATGAGCATGCGGCATATGGAAAATTTTTCGGCACAAAAGGCTGCTTCATCTCCGTAGATCTGTTCCCAAAGGTACAGCTGCTGCTTACGCAGGGCAAAAGCGTAGAAGAGCGCTACAGCAGCGGTCTTATGTCGCAAAATGCGAGAAATATTTATCAACTCGTCAAAGAAGCTGGAAATATCGACTCTCGCAACCTCCGCAAGGAGAGCGGGCTTACGGCAAAAGAGCAAAAGAAGGATTATGATCGTGCGCTCATCGACCTGCAGAACTTTGCAGACATCGTCATTACTGGAGCACAGGAAACGGACTTCGATGGAGGCTGGAGCAGCATGTGCTTCGAAAGCTCTGAGCATTGGCTGCAGGTTGCGCTTGGGAAAGAATTGGAGTCCAAAGAGGATTTAGCAGAAGTGCGAGCGGTCGTTAAAACGGAGCTAAGCGAGCTTTGCTCTGCAAAAGCTTTGAAATATTTAGATAAAAAGCTGCTGCTAAGCTGATAGCTGCTGGAAAAAGAGGTGCTGCAATGCTTCTAAACAAGCGCATCGCAACACCTCTTGCATGGCTATCCCTCTTCTTCGCAGCATAGCAGAAATATATGTATTAAACATTAACCTGCTTAATCGCCTGTCTCATATCCTTCGTGTTCGCACTCACTACGACAGAAGCCTCATAAATCTGCTTCATCATGTCTAGCTGATCCGACGTTAACTGTTGAATTTGCTCACTCTGCTCGGATATACCGCTTGCGATATCGGCGATAGCGACCACAGTAGCCGCAACTTCCTCGGAGCCAGCAGTGAGCTGCTCGGTTGCTGCCGAAACCTCCATGATTTGCTCGCTTACAAGGCGGAATGACTCCACTGCATGCAAGAAAGAGTCCGCCGCCTGACCCGATAACGCAACACCCTCTTCAATTTCCGTCGAAGCCTTCTCCATCTCATCGCTGATTTTTCCAGACTCCACTTCGATGTTGCCAAGCAGTGTCGAGATTTGCTGCACCGACGAGGCCGATGCATCTGCCAGTTTGCGCACCTCTTTCGCTACGACCATAAATCCTAAGCCATGCTCCCCTGCTCTTGCCGCTTCAATCGAAGCATTCAAGGCAAGAAGCTTCGTCTGATCGGCAAATTCACGTACGGAACCGATAACATGCTCGATTTCGCCGGTATAGCCCTTCAGCTGCCTTGCAATATCCAGCGTCTGTGCTGCGGACATTGAAATGCTTCTAATTTGAGCATTTAATTGCTTCATGCCAGCTTCCCCCGACTGTGCAATTTCCAATGATTGCACTGCTGCATCCGACACGGTTGAAGAGGATTCTGCAATTTTCACAATGCCGAGCGCGATTTCCTCCATGGCTAGAGCACTGTCATCAGCACTTTTTTTCTGAGTATGCGCCCCTTCATAAATATGCTGCACTGAGCCATTCATCGTTTCACCCATTTGCAGCATTTGATCGGTATGGCTGGCGAACGATTGTGAAGAAGCTACGAGTTGGTCCGAAGTATTCTCAACATTTTGAACCACAGCTCGCACCCTCTCGTTCAGATGCTCCGACATCGTAAGCATGGCTTGATACACCGTACCAATTTCATCGATTGACCGTACCGGATTCGCCCGCAAAATCATATTGGCCCCCGCTAAATCTCCGATTGCCATCTTCTCCGCGCTGGCGGTTACCGTCTGCAAGGGCTGCATGGAGCGCCTCACAAACCATACGATCG from Paenibacillus sp. FSL H8-0548 encodes the following:
- a CDS encoding YafY family protein — encoded protein: MSKSKRLIELMMTVNRKRKFTVKELATEFEVSTRTILRDLQELSELGVPLYSEVGPHGGYQVLKERVLPPIAFTEEEAVAIFFASHALRHYLYLPFKTESSSALSKFYFYMPGDVRDRIDQMKNRVDFFTPARQTREPHLGVLLEAAIHQKILRIEYESREELSSRQIQPLGIYASNGLWYCSAYCFLRSELRLFRCDRMHTVAEDTSDLQPMDFTQVHLANQDSFFQMKVEYIDLYVELSREGAQRCETELWPLPKLNIRDDGTGWLDGQVRQVDILFYARFFMGLGNEATVKAPVELIDRMKQILSEMMAKYT
- a CDS encoding DinB family protein, coding for MPAVQEIKALLLEELELIVKTSSNLIRKISSEHWDYRPQSNMRSLLELVHHLVSVPSTDLLILQESSEAAIRKLEADIAEDRDAESIVKWMTSGLLEVRAYMENLSDEDFLHKATKPFYLEHSSVQAKWLIEITTHAQHHRAQLFTYLKIQGYEVNMFDLY
- a CDS encoding family 78 glycoside hydrolase catalytic domain; the protein is MIDQGWNANWIWGGEVESPRNEWRCFRRSFKAEQMAGAPVGETQTTLRISADSRYVLYINGEQVGRGPVRSWTVEQFYDVYDVGHLLIPGETNTIAVLVLHFGVSTFYYERGRGGLLVQLDRNSEAGMETLLTTDQSWRSSIHEGYHTRSSRMSCQQGFSEYIDAAMWAEDWSNRSYNDEGWEQAQLIGQVGTGPWKRVQERDIPLLAEVPVYPSRVLTMNSVKSFTFSTAIDIRNQMLVGSENHANHISYTGYAATVLSVQEETDIVLGFPSAGECVRAVSLNGTTLDEAEFTGVLPERYASITLRKGDNLLIIDVSGQKIHTGKLHMGIYSETAVELRSPLVDEQCTEDASAFITIGPFDSTVYLDHQESREIDFEDEQYKQVIHNVFDVKDLEAYSSYIRSIPESLVSEADVFGLSVWKKESTPRNIPAALQNIVIPNASFGVIPAYSGLDTELIIDFGKELTGYLTFEVEAGEGTILDFYGFEYRTADYLQHTFGLDNTLRYVCKKGRQRYSSPVRRGMRYLMLTVRQANQPVKLFNVHYLSNHYPVAEIGKFQSSDPMLNDIWEISRHTTKLCMEDTFVDCPAYEQVFWVGDSRNEALVSNYLFGVNEIVKRCLRLVPGSKDQTPLYANQVPSGWSSVIPNWTFFWAIACREYVEQTADLDFAKEMYPHIRFTLEHYLKEIDDDGLLAIKGWNLLDWSPIDQPNEGIVTHQNCFLVKTLRVASEMAYLSGDLEGEGKFADAAEKLQAAINQHLWSEEQSAYLDCIHVDGRKSDIFSVQTQVVAYLTGVAQAERRGVMERYLTEAPSHFVQIGSPFMSFFYYEALSEAGRYSNIVDDIRRNFGQMIEHDATTCWEMYPNFTENRANPNMLTRSHCHAWSAAPAYFLGREVLGVRSKAMGWTEVDIMPNPCDLTWARGTVPLSEEGQIDVSWKLIAEHVIEISVAYPASVKVNIKVPDGYEGIIREKKIF
- a CDS encoding AraC family transcriptional regulator; the protein is MTSKHSQLYKGEQFLHRNGFIYVNRAEENFHLPLHNHDFVELAYVAEGKGFHHIGDEVIPVYKGLLFLLPPGISHVFRPSTPSLINPPLIVYNCVFLPSLLQQLGIWIGDRAIIDDLEYRFTEPAAFQTLFDSDHVIEGLFRNLLREYELPQSGSYPYLQTLLVQLFLSIYRLQQNKSNASIEGNASAHFHHILHYIEQHAQENITLAQLAKQCQWSERHFSRVFKQRTGQTFLHYLQHLRIKKSCELLRRSQLKISTLAEEAGYKNIDAFLIHFKRIVGMTPREYRRMVQEHQARPEQHSTNKG
- a CDS encoding fused MFS/spermidine synthase; this encodes MSGLQEIAVYDSNQLYGQVGKYRFLQFSNEAIQGAIDLKNPGRIVMEYPRAIIHLMEWNDRSFENVFMIGHGIGTIAGHYSDKRFTIAEINEKVVELSKAYFHYRSDDTVIGDGRQILCDQAPAAFDYIVVDAFTKEGTPYHFTTLEFFQLTREKLTASGAVIMNLMGKIKNDKLINAIYTTFREVYPYTKAFSLPAEDAADIRNIIVMGSSKAIDYESRVMAGFFEIELAEGHRMLDKE
- a CDS encoding copper amine oxidase N-terminal domain-containing protein translates to MKKWMKTAAAALTVAGVLSVGSAAMAASAPQSVKMFINGVYQQDVLNVNGRTMVQLRAFNDPAKISYTYESATKTIIINNTAQKKTIRLKDGLKTADVNGKSIALDAPVTVQKGRTYVPARFVTETLGGTVAYNSTTKQVIVRTPTGVEQFETLKSGDLAKARELALNLTRLNNGIDVRPYGEGFTTVYTFPKGEALRFFWEYKGLLNYIEINVDGLAEMKWQKDTLGVNGEAGKEPMPFGESVYFSDHFMADLLSYGTIDSEGNRTEIDAITGYSKGIIVPIEGEVRTDTK